Proteins encoded within one genomic window of Chitinophaga parva:
- a CDS encoding RidA family protein yields MEKQIIQSSNAPAPIGPYSQAVTAGGFTFVSGQVAINPATGDLVTGDIATETTQVMENLKAVLSAAGLTFNDVVKTTIFLTKMSNFAAVNEVYGKYFTANFPARETVEVSGLPKGVNVEISVIAGK; encoded by the coding sequence ATGGAAAAGCAAATCATTCAATCCAGCAACGCGCCCGCTCCCATTGGGCCTTACAGCCAGGCCGTAACAGCAGGCGGCTTCACTTTCGTATCCGGCCAGGTGGCCATCAATCCTGCCACGGGCGACCTCGTGACCGGCGATATTGCCACTGAAACCACCCAGGTCATGGAAAACCTGAAAGCCGTACTTTCCGCCGCAGGGCTCACTTTCAACGATGTGGTGAAGACCACCATCTTCCTCACGAAAATGAGCAATTTTGCCGCGGTAAATGAAGTCTACGGAAAATATTTCACCGCCAATTTCCCTGCCCGCGAAACAGTGGAAGTATCCGGCCTCCCGAAGGGTGTGAACGTGGAGATCTCTGTTATTGCCGGGAAATAG